Proteins encoded by one window of Rhodamnia argentea isolate NSW1041297 chromosome 6, ASM2092103v1, whole genome shotgun sequence:
- the LOC115755958 gene encoding lipase-like isoform X2 codes for MMERERRWLGLMVLLCLSASCAARELKIKHKDDGPVYNHTLATILVEYASAVYLSDMTELFTWTCERCGDKTEGFEVIELVVDVQHCLQAFVGVAQDLNAIVIAFRGTHGTSIQNWVEDLYWKQLDLNYPGMPDAMVHHGFYSAYHNTTIRPGILNAVKRAQELYGDINIMVTGHSMGAAMASFCALDLRVNCLAQSVQVITFGQPRIGNAVFASYYSQLVPNSFRVTNGHDMVPHLPPYYHYFPQKTYHHVPREVWLYNVNLESLVYTVEKVCDGTGEDPSCSR; via the exons ATGATGGAGCGAGAGAGGCGGTGGTTAGGATTGATGGTCTTGTTATGCCTGTCTGCTTCTTGCGCGGCGAGAG AACTTAAGATCAAGCACAAGGACGATGGCCCTGTTTATAATCACACTCTTGCCACAATATTGGTGGAATATGCATCTGCG GTTTACCTTTCAGATATGACGGAACTCTTTACGTGGACATGTGAAAGATGTGGAGACAAAACTGAG GGATTTGAGGTCATAGAGCTTGTTGTGGATGTACAGCATTGTTTACAG GCATTTGTGGGAGTGGCACAGGATCTTAATGCTATAGTAATTGCGTTTAGAGGGACTCACGGAACGAG CATACAGAATTGGGTTGAAGACCTTTACTGGAAGCAGCTTGATCTAAATTATCCTGGCATGCCTGATGCGATG GTGCACCATGGATTTTATTCTGCTTACCACAACACAACTATACGGCCTGGGATTCTAAATGCTGTTAAAAGAGCACAAGAGTTGTATGGGGATATCAATATCATGGTGACAGGACATTCAATGGGAGCAGCTATGGCATCCTTTTGTGCACTTGATCTCAGA GTGAATTGTCTGGCTCAGAGTGTTCAGGTTATCACGTTTGGACAACCTCGTATTGGCAATGCGGTTTTTGCATCCTACTATAGTCAACTTGTGCCAAATTCATTTCGGGTTACCAATGGGCATGACATGGTTCCTCATTTACCTCCATATTATCACTATTTCCCGCAGAAGACCTACCACCATGTCCCAAGAGAG GTATGGCTTTATAATGTAAACTTGGAAAGTTTGGTCTATACAGTCGAGAAAGTTTGTGATGGTACTGGGGAGGACCCGTCATGCAGCAGGTAA
- the LOC115755958 gene encoding lipase-like isoform X1: MMERERRWLGLMVLLCLSASCAARELKIKHKDDGPVYNHTLATILVEYASAVYLSDMTELFTWTCERCGDKTEGFEVIELVVDVQHCLQAFVGVAQDLNAIVIAFRGTHGTSIQNWVEDLYWKQLDLNYPGMPDAMVHHGFYSAYHNTTIRPGILNAVKRAQELYGDINIMVTGHSMGAAMASFCALDLRVNCLAQSVQVITFGQPRIGNAVFASYYSQLVPNSFRVTNGHDMVPHLPPYYHYFPQKTYHHVPREVWLYNVNLESLVYTVEKVCDGTGEDPSCSRSVTGSSILDHLVYFGVELMGDPAGSCRIVTDPRIMKYGTADPGGNLVLSKTPGVSILRSGAGSNDGQRIL, translated from the exons ATGATGGAGCGAGAGAGGCGGTGGTTAGGATTGATGGTCTTGTTATGCCTGTCTGCTTCTTGCGCGGCGAGAG AACTTAAGATCAAGCACAAGGACGATGGCCCTGTTTATAATCACACTCTTGCCACAATATTGGTGGAATATGCATCTGCG GTTTACCTTTCAGATATGACGGAACTCTTTACGTGGACATGTGAAAGATGTGGAGACAAAACTGAG GGATTTGAGGTCATAGAGCTTGTTGTGGATGTACAGCATTGTTTACAG GCATTTGTGGGAGTGGCACAGGATCTTAATGCTATAGTAATTGCGTTTAGAGGGACTCACGGAACGAG CATACAGAATTGGGTTGAAGACCTTTACTGGAAGCAGCTTGATCTAAATTATCCTGGCATGCCTGATGCGATG GTGCACCATGGATTTTATTCTGCTTACCACAACACAACTATACGGCCTGGGATTCTAAATGCTGTTAAAAGAGCACAAGAGTTGTATGGGGATATCAATATCATGGTGACAGGACATTCAATGGGAGCAGCTATGGCATCCTTTTGTGCACTTGATCTCAGA GTGAATTGTCTGGCTCAGAGTGTTCAGGTTATCACGTTTGGACAACCTCGTATTGGCAATGCGGTTTTTGCATCCTACTATAGTCAACTTGTGCCAAATTCATTTCGGGTTACCAATGGGCATGACATGGTTCCTCATTTACCTCCATATTATCACTATTTCCCGCAGAAGACCTACCACCATGTCCCAAGAGAG GTATGGCTTTATAATGTAAACTTGGAAAGTTTGGTCTATACAGTCGAGAAAGTTTGTGATGGTACTGGGGAGGACCCGTCATGCAGCAG GTCCGTGACAGGTAGCAGCATTTTAGACCACTTAGTTTACTTCGGGGTGGAGTTGATGGGCGACCCAGCAGGATCATGCAGAATAGTCACAGACCCTCGTATAATGAAATATGGAACTGCAGATCCTGGGGGAAATCTTGTATTATCCAAGACTCCTGGTGTCTCCATCTTGAGATCTGGTGCGGGATCGAATGACGGGCAAAGAATTCTTTAG
- the LOC115755964 gene encoding uncharacterized protein LOC115755964 — translation MGCGKSKHDVAAGNTISLSKKSNSDELKDIQKDADTTPEAANTNGTNLPAQKEGESEANTGSGGENMKGVADVGDVTQETEVRAGEEKDGEAVTNNPSSTKEVDSSANVALAETVAPENVVEEKKEDTDNGEPKIVKEENSAEEPESAQTVDESKATSAQGAAPNVAASDEKMN, via the exons ATGGGTTGCGGCAAGTCGAAGCACGATGTTGCTGCTGGAAACACCATCAGCCTCAGCAAGAAATCAAACTCCGATGAGCTGAAGGACATCCAAAAGGATGCCGACACGACCCCTGAAGCGGCCAACACCAACGGCACAAACTTGCCCGcccaaaaagaaggggaaagcgAGGCAAACACGGGCTCGGGAGGTGAAAACATGAAGGGGGTGGCCGATGTTGGGGACGTAACCCAAGAGACCGAGGTGAGAGCAGGAGAAGAGAAAGACGGGGAGGCCGTAACGAACAACCCCTCTTCGACGAAGGAGGTGGATTCAAGTGCAAATGTTGCATTAGCTGAGACTGTTGCCCCAGAAAATGTTgtcgaagagaagaaagaagacacGGACAATG GAGAGCCCAAGATTGTGAAAGAAGAGAACTCGGCCGAGGAACCGGAATCTGCCCAAACAGTTGACGAATCGAAAGCAACAAGTGCACAG GGAGCTGCACCAAATGTAGCAGCTAGCGACGAGAAGATGAACTGA
- the LOC115755966 gene encoding E3 ubiquitin-protein ligase MIEL1 → MEGSDNERLDFGKMGYGCQHYRRRCRIRAPCCNEMFPCRHCHNEAASVLRNPFDRHELVRQDVKQVVCSVCDTEQPVDQVCTNCGVRMGEYFCKICKFYDDDTQKGQFHCDDCGICRVGGRENFFHCKKCGSCYSIGLKNNHSCVEDSMRHHCPICYEYLFDSLKDTTVMKCGHTMHCECYGEMLKRDKYCCPICSRSVIDMSRTWKRMDEEIEATQMPEDYRHKKVWILCNDCNDTTEVYFHIIGQKCSHCKSYNTRAIGPPVLPQYD, encoded by the exons ATGGAAGGCTCTGATAATGAACGTCTTGATTTTGGGAAGATGGGCTATGG ATGCCAGCATTATAGGAGGAGGTGCAGGATTCGAGCTCCCTGTTGCAACGAGATGTTCCCCTGTCGCCATTGTCACAATGAGGCCGcg AGCGTGCTGAGAAACCCCTTTGATCGGCACGAGCTCGTTCGTCAAGACGTCAAGCAA GTGGTTTGCTCGGTTTGTGACACGGAGCAGCCG GTGGATCAAGTTTGTACAAACTGTGGAGTCAGAATGGGGGAGTACTtctgcaaaatttgcaaattctaTGATGATGAT ACTCAGAAGGGGCAGTTTCATTGTGATGATTGTGGCATATGCAG AGTTGGTGGACGTGAGAACTTCTTCCATTGCAAAAAGTGTG GCTCTTGCTATTCCATTGGTCTAAAGAATAACCATTCATGTGTGGAGGACTCCATGCGTCATCACTGCCCCATATGTTATGAG TACCTTTTTGATTCTCTGAAAGATACGACTGTAATGAAATGCGGGCACACGATGCATTGTGAATGTTATGGCGAGATGTTAAAGCGCGATAA ATACTGCTGTCCAATATGTTCCAGATCCGTGATTGATATGTCCAGGACCTGGAAGAGAATGGATGAAGAG ATAGAAGCAACTCAGATGCCTGAAGACTACCGCCACAAGAAG GTGTGGATCCTCTGCAATGACTGTAATGACACTACTGAAGTTTACTTCCACATTATCGGGCAGAAATGTAGTCATTGCAAATCCTATAACACACGAGCAATTGGCCCTCCGGTTCTTCCTCAATATGACTAG